The segment TGGCATCCTTTCCTCATCTATTTTCCTTTATCTGCACTGATgtgaacattaacaggacagGTGATATTTCAATCCTTGGTTAATATCCACCATGTTGTTTTCGTTTCATTTTACTGAATATCAGTAAGCTGCAAGATGGTCTcgctactggtgtcccccagggctcaatACAAAGTCCTCACTGATTATatcctgaacaaaaatatcaacgcaacatgcaaccatttcaaagattttacaataattaggccctaatctatggatttcacatgattgggaatacagatatgcatctgttggtcacagatacctttaaaaaaaagtaggggtgtggataagaaaaccagtcagtatctggtgtgaccaacatttgTCTCATGCAGCTAGACACATCTACTTCGCataaagttgatcaggctgttgattgtggcctgtggaatgttgtccaactCCTCATCAAAGGCTGTGCTTAGTTTCCAGATATTTGTGGGAACCGGAACACGGCGTtttacacgtcaatccagagcatcccaaacatgctcaatgggtgacctgtctggtgtgtatgcaggtagaattgggacattttcagcttccaggaattttgTACAGATCTTTGCAACATGGGGCCATACATGTGGACTGAGGTTATCagaccggttggacgtactaccaaattctctaaaattacgttggagacggcttatggtagataaatcaacatttaattatctggcaacagctctggtggacattgctgCAGTCAGCACGTGAATTGCatactccctcaacttgagacatctgtagcattgtgttttgtgataaaactgcacattttagagtggccttttattgtcccagcacaaggttcacctgtgtaatcATGTTATTTAATCTGCTTCTTGATaatccacacctgtcaggtggatggattattttagcaaaggagaaatgctcactaacagggatgaaaacaaatttgtccacacaatttgagagaaataagctttttgtacatttctgggatcttttattctcaacccatgaaacatgggaccaacactttacatgttgcgtttatatttttgttcagtgcaaaTAGCTCTGGATAACGGAGTCTGTTAAATTACTAAAGTCTGAAATGTAAAAATGCTTGAGTTATAGCAGTCAACAACACTGGATTAACCGTTAACACTTACAATACAGTTTCAGCCAACAGATCTTCAATCAAAGGCATTTATTTTGTGAAAACCTTTTCTCCACGCAGCCGCCAAGCATCAGCACTGGTGGTACATTAGCAGCAAGACAAGATTTCAAAGATGTTAAACATGGCTATAAAAATGTTCTCATTCACTGAGGAAAATGGTTGTAACAATCCGCTCCGATTCATTTCAAAACAGTTAAAATATGATTTACTGGATTATTTACAAAGCCATAGATTTAGTCTTATATTTGATTATGATTCATCAACAGTTACACCTCTACAGTGTGACTCGATTCAAAAGTAGTGGAGATTATACCAGAAATCATGTCCACAATTAGCCTGTCAAGGACAGCGACTAAGAAATtgttttgctagctagccaaAGACCAAATGGCATATTTGGACTTCCAGCACAGTGATCTCGTTGCACTGTAACAGttgaatatacatatatatatagagagatagagagagaaattaaaatgttttaaatgagCCGTATGAAAGattttgggctcctgagtggcgcagcggtctaaggcactgcatttggggcggcaggtagcctagtggttagagcattgggccagtaaccgaaaggttgctagattaaaTCCccaagctgtcgttctgcccctgaacaaggcagttagtccactgttccctggtaggccatcattgtaaataagaatttgttcttaaactgacttgcctagttaaataaagtttaaataaaaactCTCAGCACAAgaggttcgaatccaggctgtatcacatccggctgtgattgggagttccatagggcggcacacaattggcccagcgtcgtcctggtttggtcggtgtaggccatcactgtaaataagaatttgttcttaactgacttgcctagttaaacaaaggttacaaaaatgttttaataatataGCATGGCTTTATCCCACTGCTGTGTCATTGCAGCTGAATACACTTATATATCTAATAAAGCTTCATTCGCATCCGATTCAGTGGCTTTAATACACAATATTGATGTAATTGAGTTATACAAATTGACTTAAGTAGCTTAACAAAAGTACTTACAAGTAGACTAaatcatttgcttttgggtgaatTCAACAAATGATTAAGTTAAATGGACTGAATCAGTAGATGCCCGAGTTGGCTGAATCATTTGCTTAATTGTCATTATCACTGGCTCTGTAAACTCAATCATTTATTTCACACATGCATAAATGTTAGTAAAATACTCTAATGTGGACATATTACCCATATCAGCACAAGAACACAGCCGACTGGTTTGCTTCCCTATACAAGCCAATAAATGTCTCCTTTACCCGCTTATAAAAAGGACCCTTCACCTCAGTCATTATTATTAAACATTCACAAACGGTATGAGAAAATAATTTATTGCACCTCTTCATAGAAATAAAGCTTTATGTTATGGCTTTAATTAACTGAGGAAGATGTTCCACACATCTAGCTGTACGGCATTCCTCACTGATAACATTGGACAATAGGCCCATCTCCCAAACCAATGCTGTAGGTACAGATAATCCTATCCAATGGTATCATTTTGAATACGCACAGGACAGAAACAGTAGGTATAGGGATGTGGAAGCACTTTCCTAATAGAGACCAGGATCCCATTTCAAATGCTAATTAAGGTTATAAACTAAGTGCAAGTTATGAAAGAGGACAGTTAGTAGTATTTGTGGACGTGGTCTCTCCCCTTTGACAGAGAAGTTTGGACTTGAGACATGCAAGACAGCTGCTCCTCACAATCATCTGAGAAGATATTATGGATCATCAACATACTTGAGTTTGTCATGTGCTCCCCACAGCTTGTGAGTTCATTAAAATGGAATCCATGAGTtcatgactctggggaagtagataaagggtcATCATtgtcaaaatcccaaagtatccacCCACTGAATGACATTCTGGCTTTCTTTGTGCTGTGTAGCACAAGAtgtataactttcaaaatacagaaatacacccGGTATGATGAATTTTGCATCACGATAAATGCATCATACAGGCTGTACTTAGAAAGTTATACATCTTGAAAACATTTGGGGCTACATCAACAATGGACGAATGAAACAAATAGCGAAATATAGTTTTTGGTAGTTTTTCTTTAAAGCCTGGGTAAAATCACAACTGACAAACTTCATGAATTTGACTTTGTGTTTATGCatctacctctgtgtgtgtgtgtgtgtgtgtgtgtgtaccattcgGAGTCAACAATGTTTAATGTGCCGGTTCAATACACTTGCATGGGGAAGGTCCTTCTCAACTACCAAACCAAACGGCTTTTGGGGAATTTAGTGTTTGAACATTTTAGAGCATGAACAGGATACAAAAGGCATAATTCCAATACAACGCTCAATTGAAAATTCTCTCTTTGATTCGAAATACTACTATTTCAGTCCACCAACCTATATCTGAGCATGATCTGCTCAAAACTCTAAACTTTCCAAGCAAACAGTGTACAGGACCCATCATGCTGCATCCTTAGACACAACAGCACTTCTAGACTTCTACCAGCGGACCTAAAACGTTCTGCCAAAATGCCTCCTTCCAGGCTTGAGCTTGAGGAATGTTCGACTTGAGCTAGAACGTTCAACCAAAAAATTTGGGCTTCTTCACGGTTTGAGCTTGAGCCAGGGGTGGACGATGgtgaggatggagagaacagatgaGGCCAGGCCGCAGGCCCCCACGAAGCCCTGGCCGGTAGGGTAGATGCCCAGCCGGTCCAGTGGGATAAACACATCGCATGCATTCTTCAGCAGGTCCAGCAGCAGTGGTGGGTTGCTGCGCAGCACCGTCCCCAGCAGGTGGAACTGTCTGCCGAAGCGTTCAGACAGAAGGGGTAATATGGCcacagggaaggaggaggaagaggggtgggggtgggagaggtCTCCGTTCtcaggggatggagaggaggtccAGGTAGCATTTGACCCCCCGTGAGAGGTGCGGGCCTCACGCTCCATAAGCAGGCGGATCTCGTAGGCATCCCGGGTTAGATTGAGCATGAGAGCAAAGAGGTAGTACCTGTAGAGAGAGAAATGTGtaagaacgtgagagagagagattaatgtaAAACATGAGAGACAGTAAAGACCACAAGGCCGGAAGAGAGGATGTAGAAGACATTAAATAAAAGAAAGTGGCAGAGGGAAAAGAATAGGGTGAGTTAGAGGTAGAATTAGAGAACGAAAGTGATAGAAAATAATCTATATAAACAAAAATAAGTCGACACCCCTTCAATTTAGTGGAttcggttatttcagccacaccggttgctgacaggtgtataaaatcgagcacacggccatgcaatctccatagacaagcatAAGCagaagaatggccttactgaagagctgtcataggataccacctatccaacaagtcagtcaaatttctgtcctgctagagctgacccggtcaactgtaagtgctattattgtgaagtggaaaacgtctcggagcaacaacggctcagccgcgaagtggtaggcctcGCAAgctaaaaatcgtctgtcctcggttgcaatgcTCACTACCGAGtaccaaactgcctctgaaagcaaagtcagcacaacaactgttcaccatgcgcaatgccaagtgtcgtttggagtggtgtaaagctcgctgccattggactctggagcagtggaaacacgttctctgaaTTGATTAATCACGCTTCCCCATCTGGCAGTCAGACAGACgaatttggtggatgccaggagaacgctacctaccccaatgcatagtgccaactgtaaagtttggtggaggaggaataatggtctggggctgtttttcatggtttgggctagccCCCCCCCTAGTTTCAGTGAAGAATAATCTTAAcgatacagcatacaatgacattatagacTATTTAGTTTGAGAAAAACTCTTTCCtaattcagcatgacaatacccctgtgcaaaaagcaaggtccatacagaaatagtgtggaagaacttgactggcctgcacagagccctgaactcAATTCCATCTAACACCTTTGGCCCGCAGACTGCGAGCCCggtctaattgcccaacatcagtgcccgacctcactaatgctcttgtggctgaatggatgcaagtccccgcagcaatgttccaacatctagtggaaaaacagcaaaggtgggaccaactccatatcgaTGCAaatgactttggaatgagattttTGACGAATAGCTGTCCacgtacttttggtcatgtagtgtagctctAGGGAGAGAATGTAGGCAACTGCCGCCAATAATATTAAAGTTCACTACAGAACTTATGATGCCCTTGGACAACTCAAATACACTGACTCCCAATACAGTTTAGGACTTAAGGTTCCCAATTATAACAGTCACCTGAAGGATCTCTGGCTCCACTTGTCCTGGTCCAGTTTGGGCAGGAGGCCCACCTTGCCAGCCCACAGCACATTGTCACAGGCGAAGTACATGGCCTTGTTGAGGTGGGCCACGGTCAGGCAGAGACGTAGCACGCTGTCTGAGAGGTGCACCGCACGCTTCGCTGCCTCCACAGCCTCTGCAGAGTTCCCCAGACGAATCactggagagaacgagagagagaggtgagacccAGGAAACTGAATTGAGGCACAGTGAAATACCAATGGAGAGTAAGCCTGAGCCATAATCCTGAGACACAGAGATGCAGCAATGACTTACAAACATTGACTTACACTTCCTTGTTAGGCTCATATGCGTTTCCAGTTGTTTCACCATCTTCAGGAGCTGAACGCCTGACCCACCCTTCTGGAGAGTGTAGCCTAGCAACGTACAGGCATATTGTGCAGCCCTGTGTGAACACAGAAAATGAATGTGTGTCAAAATCTGATCTATTTTACTATAGTTTAGTCATTGTTTACATATTGTGATGAATAACTTGGGCACAATGTGTGTTTTCATGTCAATGGCAACTGGTACTTTCATGTAGCTAGCCATCAGTATAATACCAAATGTAATTGGGACTATGCCCACTTGATAAGGAAAGGCTGGAGCATTGTGCATGAGACCCCCTCAGTTCGAATCCAAAAATCAGCCGTGGCGCAGTAATTTACCCAATAAAACGGAAAACAGGCAGTGACAACCGCAGCCCCAAAATAactttttatttatgtattttttcgTCCTCTTATACATTCGTATTTTGTATGTTCATGGATATCATCTTACATTGACTGCGAATGTACGGGCTAACTTGCTGATATTAGCGGACTAAACTCCCTAGCTACTGTATACGCGTAATGATTTTAACTTGAAACCTACCAGCTGATTCTGACTTGTTGACATGACATACTACTGTCTAAGAAATCTCAACTCTCATATGACATTTTTCCTAGCTACTGTACCTGAAAACGCGCTCCTTGGCTTGGCTCTGCGAGCTGAATCGAACCCAAGAGTCCATTCTCACGACAGGTAGACTACCACTTCCGCTCACTTGCAACCGTGGATTAGGCCTGTGCTTTGTTAGCTAGAAACGTTCTATACCGTCTTCTGGCAAGAGCAGCCCAATGCTATATACACAGTTCAATATGTCCACAATGTGCCCCACACGTCTGCCAACACTTTGTAAAATGTAGATTTATTTGTTTACTAAAGAGTTAGCTTCACATCACCTTTACCCATGGACGGAAACTGTGGAGGGACATAATAGCGAAAGACCTTTCCCAGGGTAATCATTAGCTCCGTAACTTAACTGATAGGAAGTTCGTGCACAGTACATTGATTGTATTGTTCATATCATTAGTCGATTCGTGATTTTTTTTGTGCAGCACGCTATTGTATAAGCGATAGCATAAATGAAAACGAACGATTGTAGTTATTCGAACAACAGTCAAGCCAAGGCAACTCATTACCGTGGATTATATTTGCTGCGAAACCTCATACCGCCACATGGGggtgactcacacacacagaggccagACAAAACACACAACCAATTTGGAAAAAAATGGCAGTACATTTTATTTTAGTGTGTTAATAGAAAATAAATTAAGGAAAACAATCATGATCAAGAGGaataaaacaaaacacaaaacataatATACTCCCATATGTGGCACTACCAGATCCACGGAGTGCTGAAATAATAAGTGCACAACCGTTGTACTACAGGTCAGGGGGTAATAAAGGAGTGTGAATCACTCTGGAGAGGTACTGTACTTGGCATTATCTCTATTTACTGAAACACTATAAAACATTGTATGATGACAAATCTGTTGTAGGCGGAGCAAAATTAAAATGCCAGCTACGCCCATCAAATTCCATTCTAGTGGACCATATTAGGCAATGCTGCACATTAATGGCTTGTCAACATCAACACCACCTGTGTATTAAATATCCTCAGCAACTCAGTTCACAACTGTCAAAGTATTCCCACTGCAACATGGCACCAGTCCTGAGTACAGGCTGGTCAGCTTACAAACACAAAGCAATAACCCATGAAGGCTTTTCAATTGAAATGGAGAGGAACCTCAATGCTATCAGAACATCTTGTTTTCATCATCTTCTATATTACAATCTTTTCATTCTTTCCATTTCCTTGGCTGGCAAGATACTCCACATCCTTTGGGATTCTCCCTCTAATCTTCAAACTCACGTCTCATACCCCGTCGCAATTTCCCAACCGCCTTTAAATCAAAACTTCAAGCTCACTCCTCAATACCTGCCACTTTACCTACTGTATGACCTTCTCAGCCTAGCATTTGCTCCCTTCCCCTCCGCAATTCCCCATAATATCTACCTCTCTTCAAGCGCCCATCCCTCCAGGACCGCaacccctttcctccctccctccctccctacacagTTTCACCTAAACATCTCATCTCTGGCTCTCCATCAAAGAGAAATGTTGTAACTTCAGGCAAACCCCACGCTGTCtcagcatttaaaaaatattaaacACTACAGTCAATTGGTTTCATTGGATACTAAAATGCTAACGTCGGCTGTTGTTAAAAGCCAGACCTCAATTTCAGCACAATGAGCATTACGGTACATCAGCATGGTTCCTGCCTTCTCTAATGTGCACAAGAGGCTAATCTCTTCAGTAACAATTGTTAGTTTCGTTGCTGTTGCAAACACTTATAATCTAACTCGGACAAGAGTCATTAGTCTCCTCGTGGGAGTTGGAACTAGGAATTGCGGTTGTAAGGGTACCACTGGAGGACTGTCGTATCCCACAGTGCCCCTCTCTCAGTGCTCGGAGTGCTGTTTCTTGTGGAAGGTGGAGCGCATGCGGCTCCAGAACGAGTGGTTCCTCCTAGTCTTCCTCTCACTGCCACGGACCGACTCGGCCTCGCGTTGGCGAATCTGGCGGACCAGGGCGGCGAAAACCTCATCGATGTAGTAGCGAAATGCCGCAGAGGTCTCGAAGAAGGGGCACTGGAACTCCCTGGCCagctccttcccctcctctactGACACCTAGTGGAGTGGAGGGAAATACCATGTTGAAAGCCAGTATAGAGATAAAAACTACAGACAGGAGACgatttttatatacagtatatgtaccaAACAGAGTCATGATGTATATGTTACGGTAAGTGTGTGGGTCTACAGATTCCCCGTCTCCTTGGTAAATCTACAGATTCCCCGTCTCCTTGGTAAATCTACAGATTCCCCGTAAATCTCAGATTCCCCGTCTCCTTGGTAAATCTACAGATTCCCCGTCTCCTTGGTAAATCTACAGATTCCCCGTCTCCTTGGTAAATCTACAGATTCCCTGTCTCCTTGGTAAATCTACAGATTCCCCGTCTCCTTGGTAAATCTACAGATTCCCCGTCTCCTTGGTAAATCTACAGATTCCCCGTCTCCTTGGTAAATCTACAGATTTACCGGGGAATCTATAGATTTATTATACCAGTCAGACAGGCAATCtgtaaataatatgccatttaaaTCTCCCAGTAAATGTGTAAAGATAGGCCTTTTGAATAGTAGTAAGATTTTAATGCTGCCATATAGTGGGCAAAACATACTTTAGTGCCAAGACTACCAATGTGCGTCTCCCCCCCTTCCTTCCCACAATTCTCACCTGTCGGAGATGGGTCAGGTCAGACTTGTTGCCCACCAGTACCACTGGTGTGTTGGCGGTGCGGCGCACACGATCAATAAGCTGCTTGAACTGGCGCGCCTCCTGTAAGCTCCGCCTATCTGTGATGGAGTAGGAGATGATGAAGCCCTCGCCCGCCCGCATGTACTGGTCCCGCATGGCTGTAAACTCCGCCTGGAGAGGGacgcgtgtgtgagagagagagagagagagagataaagaaagaggcAAAAGTAGAGCGAGTAATTAAGGACTGGAAcagaaagaataacaacaaaatacTTAGATAACATTACCTATGCAGATGCTACACATATACCAGTACATGAatgtgtgggtgtgagtgtgaACACCTGAGAGCATCCAGAGAATCAATCACCAATACATCGGTCTGTCCTACAAGCTACTAGAGGAAGAACATGGAGACCCACTGAAAAATATTTGAATTTAGATTACTCAGAAGTTAAGGTTCACTTGAGACAGTGGAGTGTCGAGGTCACTCAGAGCATTAGCTCTCTAAAAACAATGCCCTGTGTGTGGACACTTCCCTGAATTTGGTCCGGTATGAACAAACCCAGTCATGGGCATGTATTATAGAAGATGTACATGACCATATATAGAACATGACTAACCTCATAAGTGAGCCATGCATGAGTCTATGGATGAGTCAGACAGGCACAGATGTGGTGCGGGGAGCGGGTGAGAAAGGCAGATTATGTAAGTAAAAGAAGGGAGAAGATGGAGTGAGCACTTCTTAAAACAGAAGCTGAGAAGAGTAAAGACTTGGATGTCATGACAATGAAGGGGAGATATGTTCTTCTGGGTGTACTTTGATAAATAATGATCTTACATTGCCAATGACAAGGTATCATGCTAATAAGAATGATTAAATTGAATGTAATTGAGAGACaaggacagacagtcagaaatgATTGATTTTATGGGAAAGTGAGCATCAGGATAGGCGGAGAGGTTTTCCCCTCCTCTATTTGATCTAATGTGAAAAGACTAGACAGATTAAAGCAAATTCCCAGTCCTTTCAAGGTGTTTTTTTCCATATTGCTTTCACCTATCCTATGTTTACAGatcagtagaggaaggagaggaggcgaGGAAGCCATATTAGACTATCAAGAATGAGATGCAACCAAAGAAGGTGGAGGCGTGACGTTTTTAATGGAAGCCCTTTGTGAGGAAGTTACCTGTCCTGCTGTATCCAGGATGTCCAGGTTGGCTGGTTCATCATCGATGCGGATCTGTGTCTTGTATGCATCCTCTAGGAGAGACATTAAGTGGTATTTTAATGGCTAtacaagataattgtgtagttacGTCATAGGCCGTGGTTCATCGACTCTGGTCCATGCTATGAAGCGTGCATGTGCGCTTTATCAAGTCACGCCAGGTGTTCTCTTGTTTTGGACTTGCAGTTCCTTGTATGAGTTCTGACATTTCAGGCTCGCAAGGTAAGTATTGTTCTTGGAACCATGGGGTCGATACCCTATATGGGGCTCTGACAGGTCAGGCTTCTCAGGTAAGTATTAGGGGAAAGGTGACTTCTGTAACCCATTTTCGGAGCCGGTGGAACCTGTGTGTGCTTGGGGTGCCGTGGGCCTCCTGGTTTGGTACCCTCTGAGTCAGCTTGGGGAGTGATTGTATGTACCCATAGTATGTTATACAGAGTAACCGACTGAAAGGGAACATACagttattaatataactaatgAAGACTGGAACGGGGTAGAACATATTTTGGCCACCCACGTCGGGGGATTTGTGCTCACTGAAAAACATTTCTGAATTGAGGAAATGGATGTGAGCCCTGGTATTATAGCCAGGAAGGCGGGGCATCCGAGGGTGGGCCTCGGCATTCATCCGTTAGGCGTGATTTCAGTTTTTCAAGTGAATATTATTGGTTGTTGACTGCCCGTAGTGTTATACCTCCTTCAGTAAGTTTTGTTGATTGAAAACGCTGTCTCAAGCGCTGCTCTAGAATCTTCcttaagtgttcaattgggttgagatctggtgactgagagcGGTCATAGCATATGGTTAACATTTTCCTGCTCATCaaaccacacacactgacaaaccaCCGAGCCCTGTGGATggaggcattgtcatcctattggggcatagccatggtagccaaaataatggtctGCCCagtatttttttgtatatatgaccctaagcatgatgggatgttaatttctTAATTAACTCagaaaccacacctgtgtggaataacctgctttcaatatactttgtatcccacATTTACTCAACTGTTACcattattctggcagttacatgTATACACATCTATCTACTCAccagccagtttattaggtacacccatctagtactgggtcagaccttcctttgcctccagaacagcctgaattattcaggTGATGGATTCGACAAGTCTGtcacgttccacagggatgttggtctaCGCTGACGCGATGGAATCACACAATTGCTGCAAACTAGACGGCGGTACACCACCGCTAACACCAGGCAGAATAGAATCATGCTGCTTATgtcaaatcctgactctgccattgCATGATGCAACAGGAACCGGGTTTTGTCAGACTCAGCTGTCCAGTGTGGGTGATTGCGTGTCCGCTGAAgtcgcttcttcttgtttttatctgataggagtggaacccggtgtggtcgccTGCTGCAGTAGCCCACCCGTGACAACAATCGACAAGTTGTGCGTCCCAAGATGCCGTTCTGcataccactgttgtactgcgccgttATTTGTCTGTTCGTGGCGTGCctgttagtgtaacacatggagtgtgtgaaacttactcctcagcctgaagtaTGCCCATTGTGCCAGCAAATAGCTAGGTTTTCACGTAGCGCAGACTGGTAAGACGCTTCAGGAGGGCGGTCACATGTGCTAGCAAGTCAGAGGTCCCGAGTTCGCGCCAGGTATGGGCTGAAACGGGAGGAAGTGGTACTCGCTAAGCAAGCAACGTGACATCTTTTACAGCGCGACGTCCTTGCCATTCTCTTTCGCCCACAGGACTTCCACTGACTGgattttttgtttgtcgcaccattctcgggAAACCATACACACTGCCGTGCATGAAAAGCCCAGGAAGACGGACGGTTTTAGAGGAACTGGATCCGGCGTGCCTGACCCCgatgatcataccacgctcaaagtcgcttaggtcactagTTTTGCCCAT is part of the Oncorhynchus gorbuscha isolate QuinsamMale2020 ecotype Even-year linkage group LG09, OgorEven_v1.0, whole genome shotgun sequence genome and harbors:
- the LOC124043465 gene encoding peroxisomal membrane protein 11B-like codes for the protein MDSWVRFSSQSQAKERVFRAAQYACTLLGYTLQKGGSGVQLLKMVKQLETHMSLTRKLIRLGNSAEAVEAAKRAVHLSDSVLRLCLTVAHLNKAMYFACDNVLWAGKVGLLPKLDQDKWSQRSFRYYLFALMLNLTRDAYEIRLLMEREARTSHGGSNATWTSSPSPENGDLSHPHPSSSSFPVAILPLLSERFGRQFHLLGTVLRSNPPLLLDLLKNACDVFIPLDRLGIYPTGQGFVGACGLASSVLSILTIVHPWLKLKP
- the LOC124043466 gene encoding GTP-binding protein Rit1-like gives rise to the protein MESSRGSGGLSREYKLVMLGEGGVGKSAIIMQFISHRFPEDHDPTIEDAYKTQIRIDDEPANLDILDTAGQAEFTAMRDQYMRAGEGFIISYSITDRRSLQEARQFKQLIDRVRRTANTPVVLVGNKSDLTHLRQVSVEEGKELAREFQCPFFETSAAFRYYIDEVFAALVRQIRQREAESVRGSERKTRRNHSFWSRMRSTFHKKQHSEH